GGAAGCGAGAAAAGAGGCCGTCCGCAAAGGGGTCGTACTGAGACAGGTGGGAGTCTCCGTTTTCCTCCAGCTTCAGCTTCAAATAGGGGTACCAGTCATTAGGAGGAACCTCGCTACCATCCCGAAACATGGTGATCCAGGCacagttaatatttttattcttggCCCCCATGATGTCAGTGTAGACATCATCCCCCACATGCATCCACTGGTGgatttcaaaatgaaaatttttctttttcaaaatattctCTGCGATGTTAAAGATTTCTACACTTGGCTTGGAATGGTTATAATCCATGGACCTAATGACGaaggtaaaaatttcatttaaaaatttgatccCGTTTACATCTGAGTCTCCATTTGTTATAGCTCCTAGGGTGTAGCCCCTCCGTTTCAGTTCCCTCAAATATTCCAACGTCCCTGGGGAGATAAACAAATGCACgtcgttcttcttctccttccaaAGCtcctgtatctcggaaacgAATTTCCCTTCATCGTAGTTTGTCTTCTTGGCCAAAAATTTCAACGCATCTATCCTCATGTTTGTTAAGGTCTGGAC
The DNA window shown above is from Plasmodium vivax chromosome 9, whole genome shotgun sequence and carries:
- a CDS encoding haloacid dehalogenase-like hydrolase, putative (encoded by transcript PVX_091555A), with the translated sequence MEGKKCFYITEKGKKQNFRNIKLITFDLDHTIWNIDGLLNYADKECYEYMKKNYRRLYDYLQEEYQLSITNLVKQLLENKIEDNNDGVQTLTNMRIDALKFLAKKTNYDEGKFVSEIQELWKEKKNDVHLFISPGTLEYLRELKRRGYTLGAITNGDSDVNGIKFLNEIFTFVIRSMDYNHSKPSVEIFNIAENILKKKNFHFEIHQWMHVGDDVYTDIMGAKNKNINCAWITMFRDGSEVPPNDWYPYLKLKLEENGDSHLSQYDPFADGLFSRFRRRDVVLPYEYIDIEIRHCRDLDAILA